From a single Azospirillum fermentarium genomic region:
- the atpD gene encoding F0F1 ATP synthase subunit beta encodes MANTTQATNAVGKITQVTGAVVDVQFDSDLPSILNALHTQNEGKTLVLEVAQHLGENTVRAIAMDSTDGLVRGLEVKDTGSPISVPVGPATLGRIINVIGEPIDERGPVSAELAFPIHRSAPDFVDQSTEAEVLVTGIKVIDLLAPYAKGGKIGLFGGAGVGKTVTIMELINNVAKAHGGVSVFAGVGERTREGNDLYHEMMESGVIKTDGPGSKVALVYGQMNEPPGARARVALTGLTLAEYFRDEEGQDVLFFVDNIFRFTQAGSEVSALLGRIPSAVGYQPTLATDMGALQERITSTKKGSITSVQAIYVPADDLTDPAPATSFAHLDATTVLSRSIAEMAIFPAVDPLDSTSRILDPRVVGDEHYTVARSVQKVLQTYKSLQDIIAILGMDELSEEDKLTVARARKIQRFLSQPFHVAEVFTGTPGVLVSLEDTIRGFKGIVNGDYDHLPEAAFYMVGTIDEAIAKAKKLAEAA; translated from the coding sequence ATGGCTAACACGACCCAGGCGACCAACGCCGTCGGCAAGATCACGCAGGTGACCGGCGCTGTTGTCGACGTCCAGTTCGACAGTGACCTGCCGTCCATTCTCAACGCGCTGCACACCCAGAACGAGGGCAAGACCCTGGTTCTGGAAGTCGCGCAGCACCTGGGTGAGAACACGGTCCGCGCCATCGCCATGGACAGCACCGACGGTCTGGTGCGCGGTCTGGAAGTGAAGGACACCGGTTCGCCGATCTCGGTGCCGGTCGGTCCCGCCACCCTGGGCCGCATCATCAACGTGATCGGCGAGCCGATCGACGAGCGTGGTCCGGTCAGCGCCGAACTGGCGTTCCCCATCCACCGTTCGGCCCCCGACTTCGTGGACCAGTCCACCGAAGCCGAGGTGCTGGTCACCGGCATTAAGGTCATCGACCTGCTGGCCCCGTACGCCAAGGGCGGCAAGATCGGCCTGTTCGGCGGTGCGGGCGTGGGCAAGACCGTGACCATCATGGAGCTCATCAACAACGTTGCGAAGGCGCACGGCGGTGTGTCGGTCTTCGCCGGTGTGGGTGAACGTACCCGTGAAGGTAACGACCTGTACCACGAAATGATGGAATCGGGCGTCATCAAGACCGACGGCCCCGGCTCCAAGGTGGCGCTGGTGTACGGCCAGATGAACGAGCCGCCGGGAGCGCGCGCCCGCGTCGCCCTGACCGGCCTGACGCTCGCCGAATACTTCCGCGACGAAGAAGGCCAGGACGTGCTGTTCTTCGTGGACAATATCTTCCGCTTCACCCAGGCCGGTTCGGAAGTGTCGGCGCTGCTGGGCCGCATCCCGTCGGCGGTGGGTTACCAGCCGACGCTGGCCACCGACATGGGCGCGCTCCAGGAACGCATCACCTCCACCAAGAAGGGCTCGATCACCTCGGTGCAGGCCATTTACGTGCCCGCCGACGACTTGACCGACCCGGCGCCGGCGACTTCGTTCGCCCACCTGGACGCCACCACCGTGCTGTCGCGCTCGATCGCGGAAATGGCCATCTTCCCGGCCGTGGACCCGCTCGACTCGACCAGCCGCATTCTCGACCCGCGCGTCGTCGGTGACGAACACTACACCGTCGCCCGTTCGGTCCAGAAGGTGCTCCAGACCTACAAGTCGCTCCAGGACATCATCGCCATCCTGGGCATGGACGAACTGTCGGAAGAAGACAAGCTGACGGTCGCCCGCGCCCGTAAGATCCAGCGCTTCCTGTCGCAGCCGTTCCACGTGGCCGAAGTGTTCACCGGCACCCCCGGCGTGCTGGTGTCGCTGGAAGACACGATCCGCGGCTTCAAGGGCATCGTCAACGGCGACTACGACCATCTGCCGGAAGCGGCGTTCTACATGGTCGGCACCATCGACGAAGCCATCGCCAAGGCGAAGAAGCTGGCCGAAGCCGCCTAA
- a CDS encoding F0F1 ATP synthase subunit gamma encodes MPNLKDLKLRIDSVKSTQKITSAMKMVAASKLRRAQEQAEAARPFAERMGRMLSSLAVNVQGGGEGPKLMTGTGSDQVQLLVVISSDRGLCGAFNGSIVRETRRQIQRLQAEGKTVKLLTVGRKARDQLRRDYASLIVESYEDVGRRKLSFADADRIAKKVLEMYDAGEYDVCSVVYNQFKSAISQVVTLQQIVPFAVPETAAAAEGAAAEAKPVYEFEPDEEQILAELLPRNLAIQIYRSLLESAASEQGARMTAMDNATRNAGDMINRLTITYNRTRQAYITKELIEIISGAEAI; translated from the coding sequence ATGCCGAACCTCAAGGATCTCAAGCTACGGATCGACAGCGTCAAATCGACGCAGAAGATCACCTCGGCCATGAAGATGGTCGCTGCCTCCAAGCTGCGCCGCGCGCAGGAGCAGGCCGAAGCGGCCCGCCCCTTCGCCGAGCGCATGGGCCGGATGCTGTCTTCTCTGGCGGTCAACGTCCAGGGCGGCGGCGAAGGCCCGAAGCTGATGACCGGCACCGGTTCCGACCAGGTGCAGCTTCTGGTCGTCATCTCTTCGGACCGCGGGCTGTGCGGCGCCTTCAACGGCTCCATCGTCCGTGAAACGCGCCGGCAGATCCAGCGGCTTCAGGCCGAGGGCAAGACCGTGAAGCTGCTGACCGTCGGCCGCAAGGCCCGCGACCAGCTGCGCCGCGACTATGCCTCGCTGATCGTCGAGTCCTATGAGGATGTGGGCCGCCGGAAGCTGTCCTTCGCCGATGCCGACCGCATCGCGAAGAAGGTGCTGGAGATGTACGACGCGGGCGAATACGACGTCTGCTCGGTCGTCTACAACCAGTTCAAGTCGGCGATCTCCCAGGTCGTGACGCTTCAGCAGATCGTTCCCTTCGCGGTGCCGGAAACGGCGGCGGCGGCCGAGGGTGCGGCGGCGGAAGCGAAGCCGGTGTACGAGTTCGAGCCGGACGAGGAACAGATCCTGGCCGAGCTGCTGCCGCGCAATCTGGCGATCCAGATCTATCGCTCGTTGCTGGAAAGTGCTGCGTCCGAGCAGGGCGCGCGGATGACGGCGATGGACAACGCCACCCGCAACGCCGGCGACATGATCAACCGGTTGACGATCACGTACAACCGGACCCGTCAGGCCTACATCACCAAGGAGCTGATCGAGATCATCTCCGGTGCCGAGGCGATCTGA
- the atpA gene encoding F0F1 ATP synthase subunit alpha, whose amino-acid sequence MDIRAAEISAILKQQIANFGTEADVAEVGQVLSIGDGVARVHGLDNVRAGEMVEFPGGIKGMALNLETDNVGIVIFGDDRAIREGDTVKRTGTIVDVPVGRGLLGRVVDGLGNPIDGKGPLVDVERKRVEVKAPGIIPRKSVHEPMQTGLKAIDSLVPVGRGQRELIIGDRQTGKTAVAIDTFLNQKGINAGDDESKKLYCIYVAVGQKRSTVAQIVKTLEDAGALEYSIVVAATASEPAPLQFLAPYTGCTMGEFFRDNGMHAVIVYDDLSKQAVAYRQMSLLLRRPPGREAYPGDVFYLHSRLLERAAKMNDANGAGSLTALPVIETQAGDVSAYIPTNVISITDGQIFLETGLFYKGIRPAINVGLSVSRVGSAAQIKAMKQVAGTIKMELAQYREMAAFAQFASDLDASTQRLLARGARLTELLKQAQFSPLPVEEQVVSIFSGVRGYLDKIRVEDVNRFEKKFLEEIRAKGADILATIRTEKQITPATEERLKAFLDTFAKVFV is encoded by the coding sequence ATGGATATCCGCGCCGCAGAAATCTCTGCGATCCTCAAGCAGCAGATCGCGAATTTCGGGACCGAGGCGGATGTCGCCGAGGTCGGCCAGGTTCTTTCGATCGGCGACGGCGTCGCCCGCGTTCACGGCCTGGACAACGTCCGCGCCGGTGAAATGGTCGAATTCCCCGGCGGCATCAAGGGTATGGCGCTGAACCTCGAAACCGACAACGTCGGTATCGTGATTTTCGGCGACGACCGCGCGATCCGCGAAGGCGACACCGTGAAGCGCACCGGCACCATCGTGGACGTTCCGGTGGGCCGCGGCCTGCTGGGCCGCGTGGTGGACGGCCTCGGCAACCCGATCGACGGCAAGGGTCCGCTGGTCGATGTCGAGCGCAAGCGCGTGGAAGTGAAGGCCCCCGGCATCATTCCGCGCAAGTCGGTGCACGAGCCGATGCAGACCGGCCTGAAGGCCATCGACAGCCTGGTGCCGGTTGGCCGTGGTCAGCGCGAGCTGATCATCGGTGACCGTCAGACCGGCAAGACCGCCGTCGCCATTGATACCTTCCTGAACCAGAAGGGCATCAACGCTGGCGACGACGAGTCGAAGAAGCTGTACTGCATCTACGTCGCCGTCGGCCAGAAGCGCTCCACCGTCGCCCAGATCGTGAAGACCCTGGAAGACGCCGGCGCCCTGGAATACTCGATCGTCGTCGCCGCCACCGCGTCGGAACCGGCCCCGCTGCAGTTCCTGGCGCCGTACACCGGCTGCACGATGGGCGAATTCTTCCGCGACAACGGCATGCACGCCGTGATCGTGTACGACGATCTGTCCAAGCAGGCCGTCGCCTACCGTCAGATGTCGCTGCTGCTGCGCCGCCCGCCGGGCCGCGAAGCTTATCCCGGCGACGTGTTCTACCTCCACTCGCGCCTGCTGGAACGCGCGGCGAAGATGAACGACGCCAACGGCGCCGGTTCGCTGACCGCGCTGCCGGTCATCGAAACCCAGGCCGGCGACGTGTCCGCGTACATTCCGACCAACGTGATCTCGATCACCGACGGTCAGATCTTCCTGGAAACCGGCCTGTTCTATAAGGGCATCCGCCCCGCCATCAACGTCGGTCTGTCGGTGAGCCGCGTCGGCTCCGCCGCCCAGATCAAGGCGATGAAGCAGGTGGCCGGTACCATTAAGATGGAACTGGCGCAGTACCGCGAAATGGCGGCCTTCGCCCAGTTCGCCTCGGATCTCGACGCCTCCACCCAGCGTCTGCTGGCCCGCGGTGCGCGTCTGACCGAGCTGCTGAAGCAGGCGCAGTTCTCGCCGCTGCCCGTGGAAGAGCAGGTCGTGTCGATCTTCTCCGGCGTGCGCGGCTATCTCGACAAGATCCGCGTCGAGGATGTGAACCGCTTCGAGAAGAAGTTCCTCGAAGAGATCCGCGCCAAGGGTGCCGACATCCTGGCCACGATCCGCACCGAGAAGCAGATCACCCCGGCGACCGAGGAGCGTCTGAAGGCCTTCCTCGACACCTTCGCCAAGGTGTTCGTCTGA
- a CDS encoding F0F1 ATP synthase subunit delta, whose amino-acid sequence MASEGTGVSELAARYSTALFELADENQALDQVASDLSALKQLLAESADLRRLVQSPVISRADQGRAMAAILEKSAASEITTRFIGLVAKNRRLFALSGMIEGYLAELARRRGESTAKVTVAKPLTDAQLAAVTDALKASAGAKIAVDVSVDPALIGGMIVKFGSRMVDTSVRTKLDKLQLAMKASGGQV is encoded by the coding sequence GTGGCATCTGAAGGTACAGGCGTTTCCGAACTCGCAGCCCGTTACTCCACGGCGCTGTTCGAGCTGGCGGACGAGAACCAGGCGCTGGACCAGGTCGCGAGCGATCTGTCTGCCCTGAAGCAACTCCTGGCCGAGAGCGCCGACCTACGCCGCCTCGTCCAAAGCCCGGTGATCAGCCGAGCGGATCAGGGTCGCGCCATGGCCGCGATTCTGGAGAAATCCGCTGCGTCGGAGATCACCACGCGGTTTATTGGGCTGGTCGCGAAGAATCGGCGTCTTTTCGCGCTTTCCGGGATGATCGAAGGCTATCTGGCCGAGCTGGCCCGCCGCCGTGGGGAATCCACGGCGAAGGTGACGGTTGCGAAACCGCTCACCGACGCCCAGCTCGCCGCCGTGACCGATGCGCTGAAGGCGTCGGCCGGGGCCAAGATCGCTGTGGACGTTTCGGTCGATCCGGCGCTGATTGGCGGGATGATCGTGAAGTTCGGGTCGCGGATGGTGGACACGTCGGTCCGCACGAAGCTCGATAAGTTGCAACTCGCCATGAAGGCCTCAGGGGGACAAGTCTGA
- a CDS encoding methyl-accepting chemotaxis protein: MSSLSIRTKIGAVLALIVLSFVVAFILILRDVNRSDHQLTAMSAISERALGQVMPLGDRIDAVRYDVVQVQQWLTDVSATQGKDGLDDGLQKAAEYAARFETDTLEARRLATALGLDEVVGGIDAVRTAFTPFYAGGRRMADAYIAGGPEKGNLVMKELDENAEALDEAVKALTRFVDKETEEQTARLRSAVAESHRLSEGIKLTVEAAFVVVLVVAGLVVVLVQVQVVAPLRRIGGVMGVLAQGDLSVEVGFHGRRDEIGTMAEALRVFRASARDNERLRAEQEGLRERGIKERRQALETMAQTVERETRAAVEQVADRTHQMNRNAQAMSHSAEAVSENAQAVAASAQQALGNAQTVAAATEQLTASIGEISQRVTHASTINRKAVTAAESATGTIQSLTQAVDRIGEVAGLINGIAAQTNLLALNATIEAARAGDAGKGFAVVASEVKNLSNQTSNSTEEIARQIGEIQNVTGAAVRAVEEIVRTIHEMDQISTSIATAIEEQAAATSEISRTVGETSQAAQAVADSITRVSAEADSTGSRARDVQTVAGDMASNIDSLREVLVRIVRTSTSDVDRRRKPRYALDVGCRVNDQPGRIGNLSEGGATVEGMPASIAAGQMVSVRIDGVSMTLPARVLSNTQGRLHVKFEASGAVEADFARAFAALVRGRTPIGTAA, encoded by the coding sequence ATGTCATCCTTGTCGATCCGCACGAAGATCGGGGCCGTGCTGGCCCTGATCGTTCTTTCTTTTGTTGTGGCCTTTATCCTGATTTTGCGGGACGTGAACCGCTCGGACCATCAGCTCACCGCCATGTCCGCCATCTCCGAACGGGCGTTGGGGCAGGTGATGCCGCTGGGCGACCGCATCGACGCCGTCCGCTACGACGTGGTGCAGGTGCAGCAGTGGCTGACCGACGTGTCGGCGACCCAGGGCAAGGACGGGCTGGACGACGGGTTGCAAAAGGCGGCGGAGTATGCCGCGCGGTTCGAAACCGACACCTTGGAAGCGCGCCGGTTGGCCACCGCCCTCGGCCTGGACGAGGTGGTGGGCGGCATCGACGCGGTGCGCACCGCCTTCACACCCTTCTATGCCGGCGGCCGCCGCATGGCCGACGCCTACATCGCCGGCGGCCCGGAAAAGGGCAATCTGGTGATGAAGGAACTGGACGAGAACGCCGAGGCGCTGGATGAGGCGGTGAAGGCTCTGACCCGCTTCGTTGACAAGGAAACCGAAGAGCAGACCGCACGGCTGCGATCGGCGGTGGCTGAAAGCCACCGGTTGAGCGAGGGAATCAAGCTGACGGTGGAGGCGGCTTTCGTCGTCGTGCTGGTGGTGGCCGGTCTGGTGGTGGTGCTGGTCCAGGTCCAGGTGGTGGCGCCCTTGCGCCGCATCGGCGGGGTGATGGGGGTTCTGGCCCAGGGCGACCTGTCGGTGGAGGTCGGGTTCCACGGCCGCCGGGACGAGATCGGCACCATGGCCGAAGCGCTGCGGGTGTTCCGCGCCTCGGCCCGCGACAATGAACGGCTGCGGGCGGAACAGGAAGGCTTGCGCGAACGGGGTATCAAGGAGCGCCGCCAGGCCCTGGAAACCATGGCGCAGACCGTGGAGCGCGAAACCCGCGCGGCGGTGGAGCAGGTGGCCGACCGCACCCACCAGATGAACCGCAACGCCCAGGCCATGTCGCACTCGGCGGAGGCGGTGTCGGAAAACGCCCAGGCCGTGGCGGCCTCGGCCCAGCAGGCGCTGGGCAACGCCCAGACGGTGGCGGCGGCGACCGAACAGCTCACCGCCTCCATCGGCGAGATCAGCCAGCGCGTCACCCACGCCAGCACCATCAACCGCAAGGCCGTGACCGCCGCCGAATCCGCCACCGGCACCATCCAGTCGCTGACCCAGGCGGTGGACCGCATCGGCGAGGTGGCGGGCCTGATCAACGGCATCGCCGCGCAAACCAACCTGCTGGCGCTGAACGCCACCATCGAAGCGGCCCGCGCCGGCGATGCCGGCAAGGGCTTCGCCGTGGTGGCGTCGGAGGTCAAGAACCTGTCCAACCAGACCTCCAACTCCACCGAAGAGATCGCCCGCCAGATCGGCGAGATCCAGAACGTCACCGGGGCCGCCGTGCGCGCGGTGGAGGAGATCGTCCGCACCATCCACGAGATGGATCAGATCTCAACCTCCATCGCCACCGCCATCGAGGAGCAGGCCGCCGCCACCAGCGAAATCTCCCGCACCGTCGGCGAAACCAGCCAGGCCGCCCAGGCCGTGGCCGACAGCATCACGCGGGTGTCGGCCGAGGCGGATTCCACCGGCAGCCGCGCCCGCGACGTGCAGACGGTGGCCGGCGACATGGCGTCCAACATCGATTCCCTGCGCGAGGTGCTGGTGCGCATCGTCCGCACCTCCACCAGCGACGTGGACCGGCGGCGCAAGCCCCGCTACGCCCTGGACGTGGGGTGCCGGGTGAACGACCAGCCGGGCCGCATCGGCAACCTTTCGGAAGGCGGGGCGACGGTCGAGGGAATGCCGGCGTCCATCGCTGCCGGCCAGATGGTTTCGGTGCGCATCGACGGGGTGTCCATGACCCTGCCGGCCCGTGTGCTGTCCAACACCCAGGGCCGGCTGCATGTGAAGTTCGAGGCGAGCGGGGCCGTGGAAGCCGACTTCGCCCGTGCCTTCGCCGCTCTGGTGCGCGGGCGCACCCCCATCGGCACGGCGGCGTGA